In Borrelia coriaceae, a genomic segment contains:
- a CDS encoding anti-CBASS protein Acb1 family protein, producing MFKFKFLRKSENASLKSPLMPASNSLTGDPLRLAHQIAEIYAGFAASRDIEHKTGDGLSKLFDNNFRGVIKNMVYKAILTGVSAFYIVVPDSEDPRTPLKCGFPCLCFNFGQVCNGDDYSFENIHPTRIIKMQSSFLNFGALEKSSRIMNTLLDETVGFLKVNNFTFLKSATLPSVKDMTAYDLAELKKNIEGVLDSNHKMMILGREDDIANITRSVSPIRDAFDIIVSDITLHSGIPKEVLYPISPSGEGSVGNYDIFYLNIEQICRLMVAPFINSVLEKFGLESNWQFKAVKPISQKEQAEIDEKHARTLALYTELLSKAKEMGDLDLSLKIQSELEEFLQV from the coding sequence TTGTTTAAATTTAAATTTTTAAGAAAAAGTGAGAATGCTAGTCTAAAGTCACCCTTAATGCCAGCAAGCAATTCATTAACTGGCGACCCTTTAAGACTTGCTCATCAAATAGCAGAGATATACGCAGGATTTGCAGCATCAAGAGATATTGAGCATAAAACGGGTGATGGTCTTTCTAAGCTATTTGATAATAATTTTAGAGGGGTTATTAAGAATATGGTCTACAAAGCAATTCTTACTGGAGTGAGCGCATTTTACATAGTAGTCCCCGATTCAGAAGATCCACGTACACCCCTTAAGTGTGGATTTCCTTGTCTTTGTTTTAATTTTGGGCAAGTGTGTAATGGTGATGATTATTCTTTTGAAAATATTCATCCAACTCGTATTATAAAAATGCAATCGTCATTTTTAAATTTTGGGGCATTAGAGAAGAGTAGTAGGATTATGAATACTTTACTTGATGAGACTGTAGGGTTTTTAAAGGTTAATAATTTTACTTTTTTAAAGTCAGCAACCCTTCCATCAGTAAAAGATATGACTGCTTATGATTTAGCAGAGCTTAAGAAAAATATAGAAGGGGTACTAGACAGTAATCATAAGATGATGATACTTGGAAGAGAGGATGATATTGCAAATATTACACGCTCTGTAAGCCCTATAAGAGATGCTTTTGATATTATTGTATCTGATATAACACTTCATTCTGGGATTCCTAAAGAAGTGCTCTATCCCATATCTCCTTCTGGGGAGGGCAGTGTTGGGAATTATGACATATTTTACCTTAATATTGAGCAAATCTGTAGGCTTATGGTAGCCCCATTTATAAACTCAGTACTAGAAAAATTTGGGCTTGAGTCTAATTGGCAGTTTAAGGCTGTTAAACCTATTAGTCAAAAGGAGCAAGCAGAAATTGATGAGAAGCACGCACGTACTCTAGCCTTATATACAGAGCTTTTAAGCAAGGCTAAAGAAATGGGAGATTTAGATTTAAGTTTAAAAATTCAATCTGAACTTGAGGAGTTTTTGCAAGTTTAA
- a CDS encoding phage cement protein, with amino-acid sequence MPNFDFTKTEKNFLPGFEHKSGLHQTETGIVDIGSEAIGPGDLVIASKSSPMGDVLVKKATSSIQESDFIRGFALRKTNIASHESCNYLPGELVPIRRFGEVVITLDALYLDPKIGQYVFFKEGKFVSDGKGGVQVGRIKDLGATSSDRVGRLVLLDIQIGPEYDSSGSRKFTA; translated from the coding sequence ATGCCTAATTTTGATTTTACTAAGACAGAGAAGAATTTTTTACCAGGATTTGAGCACAAATCAGGCCTTCATCAAACTGAGACTGGAATAGTTGATATTGGATCAGAGGCTATAGGTCCTGGAGATTTGGTAATAGCAAGTAAATCGTCCCCTATGGGTGATGTTTTAGTTAAAAAAGCAACATCTAGTATTCAAGAATCAGACTTTATTCGTGGATTTGCTCTTAGAAAGACAAACATAGCATCGCATGAGAGTTGTAATTACTTGCCAGGCGAATTGGTTCCTATTAGGAGATTTGGAGAAGTGGTAATCACTCTTGATGCGCTGTATTTAGATCCTAAGATTGGTCAGTACGTATTTTTTAAAGAAGGCAAGTTTGTAAGTGATGGTAAGGGAGGGGTTCAAGTTGGTAGGATCAAGGATTTAGGTGCTACTAGTAGTGATAGAGTTGGAAGGTTAGTGCTATTAGACATTCAGATTGGTCCTGAATATGATTCTAGTGGTAGTAGGAAGTTTACAGCATAG
- a CDS encoding PBSX family phage terminase large subunit codes for MNNLRFKRLPVYFEAYQNKPNAEIFVYYSSRGTGKTYDIATVNLERKFTPEGGDTLAVRKKKNKTIQSIHKEILELLSRYNLRREFNVSKAKIETKNLIYGRKRAFVFEGGHDTTDLKSYAHFKDLWLEEANQFTESDIEMLVPTMRERGGRIYMSSNPVPSSHWLYKRYVANEDNPAVCVIKSTYKDNPFLNGGDIDLWLERQRLAYHGNDIGFRIEVLGEEFEFGTARFIKDFNVCDESFISGLQGSFYTGVHIKGNRVCFLEVLVGRIAYLPVTVVTNASSKVLLSREDYASECARFRGTFVLPYAREELRFVFSKFGRGSLIARNRNLYVLSDYLIPNNLNVVKREETEDVILEFSQTEYYYDESLGRDSGAATNLVMQRDLEYIPAFLNAVSILM; via the coding sequence GTGAATAATTTGAGATTTAAAAGACTGCCAGTTTACTTTGAAGCATACCAAAATAAACCTAATGCTGAGATTTTTGTTTATTACTCAAGTCGTGGTACTGGGAAGACTTATGATATTGCAACAGTAAATCTTGAGAGAAAGTTTACACCAGAAGGTGGTGATACTTTAGCAGTTAGAAAGAAGAAAAATAAAACAATTCAGTCAATTCATAAAGAAATTTTAGAGTTACTCAGTAGGTATAACTTAAGGCGTGAATTTAATGTGAGTAAGGCTAAGATAGAGACAAAAAATTTAATATATGGGCGCAAGCGAGCATTTGTATTTGAGGGTGGACATGATACGACGGATCTTAAATCCTATGCACATTTTAAAGATTTATGGCTTGAGGAGGCTAATCAATTTACTGAATCTGATATTGAAATGCTTGTTCCTACAATGAGAGAGCGTGGTGGTAGGATTTACATGTCAAGCAATCCAGTGCCTAGTTCGCATTGGCTTTACAAACGGTATGTTGCAAATGAAGATAATCCTGCGGTGTGTGTTATTAAGAGTACTTATAAAGATAATCCTTTCTTAAATGGAGGAGATATTGATTTATGGCTAGAGAGACAAAGACTTGCGTATCATGGTAATGATATTGGATTTCGAATTGAGGTCTTAGGAGAAGAATTTGAGTTTGGTACAGCACGGTTTATAAAAGATTTTAATGTTTGTGATGAGAGTTTTATTTCAGGGTTGCAGGGCAGTTTTTATACTGGAGTTCACATTAAGGGAAATAGGGTTTGCTTTCTAGAAGTTCTTGTTGGAAGAATTGCTTACCTTCCAGTAACAGTTGTAACTAATGCTAGTAGTAAAGTGTTACTCTCAAGAGAAGATTATGCTAGTGAGTGTGCACGTTTTAGAGGGACTTTTGTTTTGCCTTATGCTAGAGAAGAGTTAAGATTTGTTTTTTCTAAGTTTGGTAGGGGGTCTTTAATTGCAAGAAATCGTAATCTTTATGTGCTCTCAGATTATCTTATACCTAATAATCTTAATGTGGTTAAAAGAGAAGAGACTGAGGATGTAATTTTAGAGTTTAGCCAGACTGAGTATTATTATGATGAATCTTTAGGTAGGGATAGTGGTGCTGCTACAAATCTTGTTATGCAAAGGGATTTAGAGTACATTCCAGCATTTCTTAATGCAGTATCAATTTTAATGTAA